A single Lysinibacter sp. HNR DNA region contains:
- a CDS encoding VanZ family protein, with protein MLHRHPILGFFTLAYLGFVGWITLGPQPLNHTGTTFIYRLLRSFEGYPLIDWVGYNELELIANIGMFIPVGLFFVLLVGRRLWYLAVLLSCLLTAGIEAAQVFIPERVSDPRDLIANSVGGAIGVLVGLVLTASKAKLVRLEKELANERQSSSQAVREILPEGSQTAQSISVQGVPTGVVPSKNAPGQAVLFHRAQDHHPPTRTVTAPTYRPESAAHSLSIASASGAITTPKVPLDSSNIRGGYVDNAFISAGPSDGHGVAWNAIGSADLDRRDSP; from the coding sequence ATGCTGCATCGCCACCCCATTCTTGGCTTTTTTACCCTGGCCTACCTGGGATTTGTGGGGTGGATTACACTGGGTCCGCAACCCCTCAACCATACGGGCACTACTTTTATTTATCGACTCCTGAGATCTTTTGAAGGTTATCCACTTATTGATTGGGTCGGTTACAACGAATTAGAATTAATTGCCAACATAGGGATGTTTATCCCGGTCGGTTTGTTTTTCGTCCTGCTTGTGGGGCGACGACTGTGGTATCTTGCGGTCCTCCTGTCCTGTCTTCTCACCGCGGGTATTGAGGCGGCGCAGGTGTTTATCCCCGAGCGTGTGTCCGACCCCAGAGACCTAATTGCGAATTCCGTCGGAGGCGCTATTGGAGTGCTTGTTGGCCTTGTTCTTACCGCGAGCAAGGCTAAGTTGGTCCGCTTGGAAAAAGAGCTGGCGAACGAGAGGCAGTCGAGTTCTCAAGCCGTTCGTGAAATTTTGCCTGAAGGTTCTCAAACCGCGCAGAGCATATCTGTGCAGGGTGTACCAACTGGGGTAGTACCCTCTAAAAATGCCCCTGGACAGGCAGTTCTGTTTCATCGGGCTCAGGATCATCACCCGCCTACACGCACGGTGACCGCGCCAACGTATAGACCGGAGTCGGCGGCTCACTCTCTCTCGATTGCATCGGCATCGGGTGCGATCACAACCCCGAAGGTTCCCCTGGACTCCTCGAATATCCGCGGAGGCTACGTTGACAACGCGTTTATTAGTGCGGGTCCCAGCGACGGTCACGGTGTCGCGTGGAACGCGATCGGTAGTGCGGATCTTGACCGGCGTGACTCTCCCTAG